A window of Hyperolius riggenbachi isolate aHypRig1 chromosome 1, aHypRig1.pri, whole genome shotgun sequence contains these coding sequences:
- the LOC137505415 gene encoding piggyBac transposable element-derived protein 4-like, with the protein MSENRFSLIMKNLHFMNNETFDEATHPAPKLWKIYDLFQMVIRKFQSVYVPERDVSVDESLMAYKGRLAWKQYISSKRARFGIKSFVLCESNSGYIWNAIIYTGKGTQFDPSYSQFGLASASVLSLISPLLGQGYCLTTNNYYTSPELYEHLIRHKTDSYGTVRPNRRNLPSAFSAQKLKPGEITAWQKGKLMALRWKDKKDVSVLSTVHNTDTAAAKNRAGKTIQKPQVILDYNQTMGGVDRADQCITFYPVVRKQQRKYYKKIFRHLVEQCLWNSYVLYKKQNDRPLPHFDYILKVCEEICLQHQQPQSEANRPGRRASYVVNPVRLTGRHFVEHVPPTERKATPTRMCVVCCSKRGPNGKKVRKETRFYCPECDIGLCAVPCFKIFHTQEVY; encoded by the coding sequence ATGTCAGAAAACAGATTTAGCCTCATCATGAAAAACCTGCATTTCATGAATAATGAGAcctttgatgaggccacccatcctgcCCCCAAACTGTGGAAGATCTACGACCTATTTCAAATGGTCATACGCAAATTTCAGTCCGTGTATGTTCCAGAAAGAGACGTTAGCGTAGATGAAAGCCTAATGGCGTATAAGGGGAGACTTGCCTGGAAACAGTATATCTCTTCCAAGCGTGCCAGATTTGGGATAAAATCGTTTGTATTGTGCGAATCTAATTCCGGATATATTTGGAATGCCATTATATACACTGGTAAAGGCACACAATTTGACCCCAGCTATAGCCAGTTTGGCCTTGCAtctgcctctgtcctctcccTCATTTCACCGCTTCTTGGTCAGGGATATTGCCTGACCACAAATAATTACTACACCTCCCCTGAACTATATGAACACCTCATCAGACACAAGACTGATTCATATGGCACTGTCCGGCCTAACCGTCGCAATCTGCCATCAGCCTTTTCAGCTCAGAAGCTGAAGCCAGGGGAAATCACAGCATGGCAGAAGGGTAAACTGATGGCCCTCCGCTGGAAGGACAAAAAAGATGTTTCCGTTTTGTCAACAGTCCATAAcactgacactgctgcagccaagaaTCGTGCTGGGAAGACAATCCAGAAACCCCAGGTCATTCTGGATTATAATCAGACAATGGGTGGGGTGGACCGTGCTGACCAGTGCATAACATTCTACCCCGTTGTGCGCAAACAGCAGcgcaaatattacaaaaaaatctTTAGACATCTGGTGGAGCAGTGTCTTTGGAATTCTTATGTCCTCTACAAGAAACAAAATGACAGGCCTCTTCCTCACTTTGACTACATTTTGAAGGTTTGTGAGGAAATATGCTTACAACATCAGCAACCACAATCTGAGGCGAATAGACCAGGACGTCGTGCCTCCTATGTCGTAAATCCAGTGCGACTAACAGGACGTCATTTTGTAGAGCATGTGCCACCCACTGAGCGCAAAGCAACACCTACCCGCATGTGCGTGGTGTGCTGCTCTAAGAGGGGGCCGAATGGAAAAAAGGTGCGCAAGGAGACGCGCTTTTACTGCCCTGAATGTGATATAGGACTTTGTGCTGTCCCTTGCTTTAAAATATTTCATACTCAGGAAGTGTATTGA